A segment of the Halovivax limisalsi genome:
GCGAACGTCGTCCTCAACGCGAACACGGTCCCCGGCGAGACGCGCAGTCCGTTCGACCCGAGCGGCATCCGCGCGGGCACCCCAGCGCTTACGACGCGCGGGTTCGACGAGGACGACGCCCGCCTCGTCGGCGACCTGATCGCCCGCGTCGTCGACGCCCCCGAGGACGAATCCGTCCGGGAGTCGGTCCGCGAGGACGTCGAGACGCTCTGTGCGGAGAATCCGCTCTACGAGTGATCCGGGTCTGAACGGCGGCTCCGACGGGTAGTACGGTCGCGACGGATGAGTCGGCCACGACGAGTTCCGTTCGGTCTCCGTCGCCGTGTTCGGTCTCCGTCGTCACAATCAGACGGAGGTCCGAGACGAACCGATGCCAACGCGAGAGCCGGTCGCCCGCCGATTCGACGGGGCTTCGACAGTATCATTACCGTGCCAGTCCGCCGCCCTAGTATGACGGATATCATCGACGGGAACGCGGTCGCCGACGAGATCAAATCGGGGCTCGAAGGCGCGATCGAAACCCTGGCCGACGCGGGCGCGCGGCCCGGACTCGCGACCGTCCTGATGGGCGACGATCCGGCGAGTCAGACCTACGTGAACATGAAACAGCGTGACTGCGAGGAGGTGGGCATCGAGGGGCGCCACGTCGACGTCGACGGCGACGCACCGCCCGAGAGGCTGTACGAGCAGATCGACGCGCTGAACGACGATCCCGATATTCACGGCTACCTCGTCCAGGATCCGACGCCGGACCACGTCGATTACCGGGACGTGATCCGCCGGATCGCCCCCGAGAAGGACGTCGACGGCTTCCACCCGGAGAACGTCGGCCGACTGGTAGCCGGCGACGCCCGGTTTCGTCCCTGCACGCCCCACGGCGTCCAGAAGCTCCTCCAGGCGTACGACGTCGAGACAGAGGGCGCGGACGTGACCATCGTCGGCCGCTCGCGCATCGTCGGCAAGCCGCTCGCGAACCTGCTGGTCCAGAAGGCCGACGACGGCAACGCCACCGTGACGGTCTGTCACTCCCGAACGGAGGACCTCGCCGAGAAGACGCGCAACGCGGATATCCTCGTCGCCGCCGTCGGCGTTCCCGAACTGGTTGACGGCCCGATGGTCAGCGAGGGAACGGTCGTGATCGACGTCGGGATCAACCGCGTCGAGGACGACACCGAGAAGGGCTACGAACTCGTCGGCGACGTCGACTTCAAGAGCGTGAAATCCAAGGCGAGCCTGATAACGCCCGTTCCCGGCGGTGTGGGGCCGATGACCCGCGCGATGTTACTCTACAACACAGTGAAGGCCGCGAGCGTGCAGGAGGGTGTCGCCGTCGACCTGCCCTGACACCGCCCCGTCCGGCAACGCTGGTCGTCGCTACCGTCGTGGCGTCATCGTAGCCGGCACCGGTCGCCGGGTAGCCGGGTGCCGACCGCGTCGGTCGGCCGACAGCGTTCCGGCAAACACAGCTATTTCCCGTTTCGGGCCCCACTAGAGGGTATGAGCGACGAATCGATACCCGTCAGTGCGGAGCCGCCAGAGAGCCCGATGCGGACGACCGGCACAGATCACGTCACGATCTGGGGATCGAACGCCGAGGACACGATCGCGTTCTACCGCGACGTGCTGGGGATGCCGCTGGTGCTTCGCCAGCCCAACCTCGACGACCCCTCCCAGACGCACCTGTTCTTCGACACCGGCGACGGTCGCATCATCACGTTCTTCGTCGGAGATCGGCCCTCGAATCCACGACGGCAGGGCGGCGGCGTCGGCTCGGTCCACCACCTCGCGTTCCGGTTCGACCCGGAGCGATTCGAGGAGGTCATGGCGGCGCTGGACGACGTCGGACGCGGCTACAACGTCTTCGACCGGGGCATCTTCCAGTCGCTGTACACCCACGACCAGGACGGCCTGGTGATCGAACTCACCACCGACAAGTACGAGGTGCCCGACGACCGCCGGGGTGAAGTCCTGGCGACCGCCCAGCGACTCAGGGAGGAAGACGGCGCGGACTACGCGATGGATCGCCACCTCGAAGCCGCCCTCGAAGAGCTCGGCATCGAGGTGACGCGCCACGAACTGCCCGACGCGGCGACCGGGGTCGGCGGCGTCGAGTAAGGCGACGACCGACGGCATTACAGGGTCGCCGACAGCGTTTCGAGGTCGGCTTCGACGTCCGCGAGGGTGGCACCCCCGTCCCCTCGAATCGCGCTCCCGAGGGTCCGACAGGCGGTCAGCAACCGTTCGGCCGTCTCCGGGTCGATCTCGCCGTCGAGATGGTCCACCCTGACGGCGTGGTCGTCGAGGCGCTGTGCGAGGTCGGTGATCGCCGGGTCGGCCGACCGCTCGGCGGTCCACTTCCGGATGTCGCGGCGGTAGTCACGGACCGTCCGGGCGACGGCCAGGCCGCGAGCGCCGGCGAACGAAGCGGGGAGTTCGTCGGCCGGCGGTCGCTCGCCCGCATCGACCGAGCGGAGCAAGGAGAGGACGTACAGTTCCTCGTCTTCCGTCAGCGTGCGTTTCGAGGACGCGATCGCGGCGGCGTAGCGCAGTTCGAGGGCCCCGACGTACGTCTCGTCCACGGGGCGTACCGTTCCCTCCGATACGAATCCCCGGCGGGCGACGTACTCCCGACACGCTTGGCCGGCTCGCGTCGCCAGCTCGTCGGTCGACGACTCGGCGGCGTCCTGCCGGATGGGCTGTAAGTCGAGCGTCGCCGCCGCGTCGGTCTGCAGTTCGGGGTCGTCCGTGGCGACGCTCCGGGGACTCCCGCACGCCGGACACGCGATCTCGCCCGTCCGGCCGTAGGACCAGCGCGTTCCGCACTCGCGACACTCCCGTTTCCCGCGCACCTTCATGCCAGTCCGTAGGACCGGGACGCAGAAATGTGCCCCGACCGGCGGTGGGCGCCCGACCAACCGACGAGCCGACCGTCCCGACTGGGCAATCGTTTTACGCTCCGCGAACGATAGGTGCCGTCGATGACACGGAGCGCCCACACTCCTGATCGAGAAATTCTCCGCCGCTGATAGCACACCGACCGATCCACCGGTCGCCGTCGATCGCTCGAATGGCAGCGACGCCGTCGAACTCGCTCTCGGCACCACCGAACACACGCTCACAGCGGCCTGTGCCCGACGGTTGCGCGCCGAGCTCGCGGACG
Coding sequences within it:
- a CDS encoding bifunctional methylenetetrahydrofolate dehydrogenase/methenyltetrahydrofolate cyclohydrolase, encoding MTDIIDGNAVADEIKSGLEGAIETLADAGARPGLATVLMGDDPASQTYVNMKQRDCEEVGIEGRHVDVDGDAPPERLYEQIDALNDDPDIHGYLVQDPTPDHVDYRDVIRRIAPEKDVDGFHPENVGRLVAGDARFRPCTPHGVQKLLQAYDVETEGADVTIVGRSRIVGKPLANLLVQKADDGNATVTVCHSRTEDLAEKTRNADILVAAVGVPELVDGPMVSEGTVVIDVGINRVEDDTEKGYELVGDVDFKSVKSKASLITPVPGGVGPMTRAMLLYNTVKAASVQEGVAVDLP
- a CDS encoding VOC family protein translates to MSDESIPVSAEPPESPMRTTGTDHVTIWGSNAEDTIAFYRDVLGMPLVLRQPNLDDPSQTHLFFDTGDGRIITFFVGDRPSNPRRQGGGVGSVHHLAFRFDPERFEEVMAALDDVGRGYNVFDRGIFQSLYTHDQDGLVIELTTDKYEVPDDRRGEVLATAQRLREEDGADYAMDRHLEAALEELGIEVTRHELPDAATGVGGVE
- a CDS encoding DUF7117 family protein; this translates as MKVRGKRECRECGTRWSYGRTGEIACPACGSPRSVATDDPELQTDAAATLDLQPIRQDAAESSTDELATRAGQACREYVARRGFVSEGTVRPVDETYVGALELRYAAAIASSKRTLTEDEELYVLSLLRSVDAGERPPADELPASFAGARGLAVARTVRDYRRDIRKWTAERSADPAITDLAQRLDDHAVRVDHLDGEIDPETAERLLTACRTLGSAIRGDGGATLADVEADLETLSATL